Proteins co-encoded in one Bemisia tabaci chromosome 9, PGI_BMITA_v3 genomic window:
- the LOC109043110 gene encoding uncharacterized protein — MDFTLLRSLILMLVALIALAVAAPEPGYGGGGHHHGGGGGHHHGGGGGHHHGGGGGNHYGGGHGGHYGGGGGGHHHGGHHHG, encoded by the coding sequence AGATCGCTGATCCTGATGTTGGTCGCTCTGATCGCGCTCGCTGTCGCTGCTCCGGAACCAGGCTACGGAGGCGGTGGTCACCATCACGGTGGAGGCGGCGGTCACCATCACGGTGGAGGCGGAGGTCACCATCACGGTGGAGGAGGTGGAAACCATTACGGTGGAGGTCACGGAGGTCACTACGGAGGCGGCGGCGGTGGTCACCACCATGGGGGCCATCACCACGGTTGA
- the LOC109042739 gene encoding uncharacterized protein gives MKSTFTVVLVVLVVAVTVTNASPWGHRGHDEHKGHDDHRGHDEHRGHDEHKGLDEHRGHDENKGHDENKGQDGHKGSDGHIGHDEHRGQDEHRDHDEHKGHDEHRGHDEHRGHDEHKGHDAHRGHEGQQGHTVHRGHEGQQGHNVHRGHDEHRGQDEHKGHNEHRDHDEHRGHDEHKGHGRH, from the exons ATGAAGTCAACTTTCACG GTTGTCCTGGTCGTCCTGGTGGTTGCGGTAACGGTCACCAACGCATCTCCGTGGGGACACAGAGGCCACGATGAACACAAAGGCCACGATGATCACAGAGGCCACGATGAACACAGAGGCCACGATGAACACAAAGGCCTCGATGAACACAGAGGCCACGATGAAAACAAAGGCCACGATGAAAACAAAGGCCAAGATGGACACAAAGGCTCCGATGGACACATAGGCCACGATGAACACAGAGGCCAAGACGAACACAGAGACCACGATGAACACAAAGGCCACGATGAACACAGAGGCCACGATGAACACAGGGGCCACGATGAACACAAAGGCCACGATGCACACAGAGGCCACGAGGGACAGCAAGGCCACACCGTACACAGAGGCCACGAGGGACAGCAAGGCCACAATGTACACAGAGGCCACGATGAACATAGAGGCCAAGATGAACACAAAGGCCACAATGAACACAGAGACCACGACGAACACAGAGGCCACGATGAACACAAAGGCCACGGTAGACACTAA